The genomic DNA TCCTTGTTATCTAATCTTGGCAGGTCCTGGAGTTGGGGGGGAACAGCCTTGGTTATCTGGGCCTGGTGCTGAGCCAGGTCTGTGTCCAACCACCTTCCAGTTGAGCCACCAGTAGGCACCTGGTGGCACGGGGATGAGCCCAGCCCCGCGCTGGTGGGTAGATGTGGCTGGTCACTTCGTCTGTGTTTCTGAGGAGCTGCTTGGAgcaaaaagcagctgcctgtgggGAAGTGGAAGGGGTTTGTGGTCTGAAACATGGGGGTTACAACGGCGTCTGTTCCCTCAGGACCTGGTGGACTGGAAGAAGCCCTTGCTGTGGCAGGTGGGCTACCTGGGGGAGAAGTACGACGAGTGGGTGCACCAGCCCGTGGACCGGCCCATCCGCCTCTTCCACTCCAATCTCCTGGAGTCCCTCTCCAAGACAGCTTGGTAAGCCCCGGGGGTCTGCACCACACCCTGGCCCGTGTCCCCACGGGGAGGGGGACATAGCTGGCTGGGCCTCCCTCTGACATCTCCCTTTGCCCCACAGGTACGTAGTGTTCATGGTGTGGACCCCCGTGGTGCTCTATCTCAGCTGGGTCAGCTACACCTCCCTCGCCCAGGGCAACACCCggctcttctcctccttcacCACAGGTAccaccagcagcccagcctTTGGGCTCAGCTCGCTGCCCCAGGTCCAAAGCCAGGACCGCCACGGGTGGGGGCAGACCCCCTGcaccccttccccctcctccttccaccACCAGCCTCGGGCAGGAGCAGCGGGTGAGCCCctgtccccaccaccccccagcacctcccctgCTCCAAGCTGCCTGCGCTGCTTCCAAGCCTGAGCTCGCCCACCTCCATCCTCCCCTCACCCACACCATTCCATCCCTGTGGGGGCACTGCTGGAGCCctcacagaatcctaggggttggaagggacctggaaagaccatccagtccaaccccccctgccagagcagggtcacccagagcacatcacacaggaacgtgtccaggggggtttgaatgtctgcagagaaggagactccccagcctctctgggcagcctgtcccagggctctgtcaccctcacaggaaagaagttcttcctgatattcacgtggaacctcctgtgctccagtttgcacccactgccccttgtcctatcactggacatcactgaacaaagcctggctccatcctcctgacaccccccttaacatatttgtaaacactgatgaggcTGCCCCTCAGTCTCCCCCAAGCTAAAAGACACCCATCTCTCTCCACCTTTCCTtctcagggagatgttccactccatcatctttgtccttaatcccttccctccacccctgATTGAGGGGTACCACCCCCAGCTGCCACCCACCCTGGGCCATGGCTGGAGGGTGAACAAACCCTGCTCTGACTCCACCAGCCTCACACAGTGCAGGGCTTGTTTCCCCAGAGTGCCTGCCCTTCAATCTCCCACTGTCTGCATCCCCCGGGAATAACAAGGGTGGCCAGGGCAGGCTGTCTTCTttgttgtgctgcttttttttggttgttgttgttttaattattttttttttcccccttttgctGGCCTccctattttatttctttctttatatatttttttttttgcaaggtgCCACCCGGTGCCAGCTGTACCcggctgcagggaggagcacCCACTGCACCAGCACCCCCTCACTGCTCCTTGTGGCCTCTGGCACCTTGATGCCAAGGGActgtttattgatttttttttttaaattattgttttctcaaaaattaacaggtttggggggggggggggaagtgggGTGGAGGGGGTGGGATCTGAATGCTGCTAGGGAGGAGACAGGGCTGGCAGGCAGCCCTGAAAGGAGGAGGTGGCTGAAAAATGCTctgcagggggggggggaaagtgcCCAACAATCTGAttcttttttcccaaaatattaaaaaaaacatcaacagACCAATTCCAGCAACACTGTTTAACTgtcctgagctctgcctgctcagataaggtccctcctgccccactcTGGGGAGTGAAGCAGCTTCTTAAGGACAGGGCTGTCCCTGGAGGACACACATCCAAGCCCCCACTGGCATTTGGGGTGCAGGGGATCCCCTTTGCCAGCTCCTTGCAGCAACGGGAAGCTGGTGGATTCCCTAAGGACCGTCGGTTCACGGGAATCAAAGGGAAATGTGGTTTGGAGCTGTGTTTGGGAAGGTAACTCCCTGGGGAAGCTCAGGACaggaggtgggagggagagCTGAGCTCCACCCAGATGCAGCTGTGAGGATGGTGATGGGTGAAGAGCCCGTTGCCTGCCCTGCTGACCCCTGCGCGGTCTCCTTGCCTAGAGTACTCCATCCCCGTCCACCACTACTACTTCCCCTTCATCTTCCTCCTGGGGATGTTCCTGTGGTCCCTGCTAGAGTACCTCATCCATCGCTTTGTCTTCCACATGAAGCCACCCGCTAGCAACTACTATCTCATCACCCTGCACTTCTTGCTGCACGGGCAGCACCACAAGGTGAGCGgccgccgcccgccgggccGTGGGAACGGTGGCCTCGGCTCAGGTGGAGCCTGTTGCTGCGTGTTCAACGTGACTCCTGCCAGCCTGGCCCCGAGCAGGGCCCTTACCCAACACCAGCCGGGGCTGCAAGACGGGCTCTcggcagctgccagctccactTTGGGTGGAAAAGCCATGGGCTCCCTCTAGCTTTGCTGGAGGAAACATCCCCGTGGAGCTCGGGGACAAAGCGTGGGTGAGGGGCTGCCCCGGCCGCCGGGTCCACCTTTTGGGGTTGGTTGCTTTGCTGTTGGCTTCTCCCCAGCGGGTGTCCCCAGCAGCGGGGATGTCCTGGTGGATGTGGGAGCTGCCTGTCTCACCAGccctctctctgcttccagTCTCCCTTCGACAGCTCCCGCCTGGTCTTCCCGCCCGTGCCGGCCTCGCTGGTGATCGGCTTCTTCTACGGCCTCTTGCGGCTGGTGCTGCCGGAGGTGCTGGGGCTCTCGGTGTTCGTCGGGGGGCTCTGCGGCTACGTCGTCTACGACATGACCCACTATTACCTGCACTACGGCTCTCCCAAGAAAGGCACCTACCTGTACGGCCTGAAGGCTTATCACGTCAAGCACCACTTCGAACACCAAAAATCAGGTGAGCGGCGCCCAGCCCGGGCGTGGGAAgggctgctggagcccagcccGCCTGCTCCTGTGCACCTGATTCTAGGAAGTACTTGGCACTTGGGATCAGGGCTGGGGAAAACTCCAGAGCTGCCTCGTTTTATGGGGTGACACGCACGGTGCTGCTGCCCCGTTGGGGGGTATTCCTTGCTCCCCAGGCTGAGGATGAAAGCGGGGTGGGGGGATGAAGGCAGCAGTCCTTCTTGCTGGTGGGCGCTGGTGCTACCTGGGGGTGGCAGGATggaggcagag from Apus apus isolate bApuApu2 chromosome 11, bApuApu2.pri.cur, whole genome shotgun sequence includes the following:
- the FA2H gene encoding fatty acid 2-hydroxylase isoform X2 is translated as MAAPRWFSLAEVRARCAQGACLVRCHRRLYDLSGFVRLHPGGEQLLRRRAGTDVSAALDGPPHRHSANARRWLEQYYLGEMEPTEPLSPPEPADEEEEDVSAHPRPMDPRCKPVDEEKDLVDWKKPLLWQVGYLGEKYDEWVHQPVDRPIRLFHSNLLESLSKTAWYVVFMVWTPVVLYLSWVSYTSLAQGNTRLFSSFTTVSLRQLPPGLPARAGLAGDRLLLRPLAAGAAGGAGALGVRRGALRLRRLRHDPLLPALRLSQERHLPVRPEGLSRQAPLRTPKIRLWHQHPLLGSPLPDTHP
- the FA2H gene encoding fatty acid 2-hydroxylase isoform X1; protein product: MAAPRWFSLAEVRARCAQGACLVRCHRRLYDLSGFVRLHPGGEQLLRRRAGTDVSAALDGPPHRHSANARRWLEQYYLGEMEPTEPLSPPEPADEEEEDVSAHPRPMDPRCKPVDEEKDLVDWKKPLLWQVGYLGEKYDEWVHQPVDRPIRLFHSNLLESLSKTAWYVVFMVWTPVVLYLSWVSYTSLAQGNTRLFSSFTTEYSIPVHHYYFPFIFLLGMFLWSLLEYLIHRFVFHMKPPASNYYLITLHFLLHGQHHKSPFDSSRLVFPPVPASLVIGFFYGLLRLVLPEVLGLSVFVGGLCGYVVYDMTHYYLHYGSPKKGTYLYGLKAYHVKHHFEHQKSGFGISTRFWDHPFRTLIPEETFEKEE